In Candidatus Bathyarchaeia archaeon, a genomic segment contains:
- a CDS encoding HoxN/HupN/NixA family nickel/cobalt transporter, with protein MSSELTELQLDHSKLGLSTAEKIKISVIYSALGVATLAGLAASIIIGQLSALLAGLGVLAFTFGLRHGVDADHIVAIDNTTRKLLQEGKRPLTIGMWFSLGHSTVVVGLIVSLILATNAVRDQIPALRTSGAIIGTTVSGIFLFLIGLINVVIVLGIYRVFKTLKQGKMNESELDSLLENRGFLNRYFKGLFKIVREPWQIYPIGVLFGLGFDTASEIALIAISVGVGVSAAVPLWMILVLPFMFTCGMVLVDMTDGITMLTAYGWAFLRPIRKIYYNLTVTIISVAVAFAIGGVELLQVLSNELKLTGPFWKSLGTLDFETMGFGIIGIFIVSWVASMAYWKYKRYDELYN; from the coding sequence ATGTCTTCTGAATTGACTGAACTCCAGTTAGATCACTCAAAGCTCGGACTCTCAACAGCCGAGAAGATCAAAATATCCGTCATATACTCCGCCTTAGGCGTTGCCACTCTCGCTGGGCTCGCAGCCTCAATTATCATCGGCCAATTGTCAGCATTGCTGGCGGGTCTCGGAGTCCTCGCCTTCACCTTCGGCCTACGTCACGGGGTTGACGCCGACCACATTGTCGCTATCGACAACACGACAAGGAAACTCCTCCAAGAGGGCAAGCGTCCCCTTACAATTGGGATGTGGTTCTCGCTCGGCCACTCGACAGTGGTCGTCGGTCTTATCGTCTCCCTCATTCTTGCCACCAACGCGGTGAGAGATCAGATTCCTGCGCTTCGAACCAGTGGCGCAATAATAGGAACAACAGTCTCCGGAATATTCCTCTTTCTCATCGGACTAATCAACGTCGTTATTGTTCTCGGGATCTACCGAGTTTTCAAGACCCTGAAACAGGGTAAGATGAACGAGTCGGAGCTTGACAGTCTCCTAGAGAACAGGGGATTCCTAAACCGCTACTTCAAAGGACTCTTCAAAATCGTCCGCGAACCCTGGCAGATCTACCCTATCGGGGTCTTGTTCGGGCTTGGTTTTGACACGGCGAGCGAGATTGCGCTGATAGCGATCAGCGTGGGTGTTGGGGTCTCAGCGGCCGTTCCTCTCTGGATGATCCTAGTTCTTCCCTTCATGTTCACCTGCGGAATGGTTCTCGTCGACATGACCGATGGGATTACTATGCTCACCGCGTATGGCTGGGCCTTCCTCAGACCGATTCGCAAAATATACTACAATCTTACCGTGACGATCATATCTGTCGCAGTTGCCTTTGCGATCGGCGGAGTCGAACTCCTCCAAGTCCTCTCCAACGAGCTGAAGCTGACCGGTCCATTCTGGAAATCGCTGGGGACGCTTGATTTTGAGACGATGGGCTTCGGAATAATCGGCATCTTCATAGTATCATGGGTTGCATCGATGGCGTATTGGAAGTACAAGAGATACGACGAGCTATACAACTAA
- a CDS encoding PHP domain-containing protein encodes MTRVDNHSHILLANIVDMVSAAKARDLSEYSITEHVSQFRELRESIKFGSIHSTGRMFNDLKEYTDEFRKVDDHEDWNMKINRGLEIDFSPRFEKQVGDFVGQEKWSILLCSVHEFDDRTDIERALGVFDTILGRKRWSEYLRLENMALESDFVPFNVLSHPVRLARGKVNPPPEIDDLLVDLARTARRRNKALELNGNDIGYAPQLVRTLAQACSTAGCRVSLGSDAHHPKDVFRNMEAALGIVEEFKLQMFASSVST; translated from the coding sequence ATGACGAGAGTCGACAATCACAGCCACATTCTTCTTGCGAACATAGTGGACATGGTTTCGGCCGCAAAGGCGAGGGACCTTAGTGAATATTCTATCACGGAACACGTCTCACAGTTCAGAGAGCTCAGAGAATCCATCAAGTTCGGGTCCATACACTCGACCGGGAGGATGTTCAACGACCTGAAAGAGTACACTGATGAGTTCAGGAAGGTCGATGACCATGAAGATTGGAACATGAAGATCAATCGCGGGCTTGAGATCGATTTTTCCCCACGTTTCGAGAAGCAAGTGGGAGATTTTGTCGGACAGGAAAAATGGAGCATTCTGCTCTGCTCGGTCCACGAGTTCGATGACCGGACAGACATTGAGAGAGCGTTGGGCGTGTTTGATACGATACTGGGACGCAAGCGATGGAGCGAATATCTCAGACTGGAAAATATGGCGTTAGAGAGCGACTTCGTCCCCTTCAATGTGCTCTCGCACCCTGTCAGATTGGCAAGGGGAAAAGTGAACCCTCCTCCTGAGATTGATGATCTATTGGTAGATCTCGCAAGAACGGCAAGGAGGAGGAACAAGGCGCTTGAGCTGAACGGAAACGACATAGGGTACGCTCCGCAACTCGTCCGCACACTTGCGCAGGCATGTTCGACGGCTGGTTGCAGGGTCAGCCTTGGCTCAGACGCTCATCATCCCAAAGATGTGTTCAGAAATATGGAAGCCGCTCTAGGCATCGTCGAGGAGTTCAAGCTGCAAATGTTCGCGAGCAGCGTATCTACATAA
- a CDS encoding M20/M25/M40 family metallo-hydrolase — MSKTPSEIVTERKDEIFHEIDSSSDRFVEQLQALCRQPSVSAQNFGLDETAALVHKSLKEIGFTAEQFFPSKGPPVVFAELQSKTGRKTLVIYNHYDVQPVEPLELWKNPPFSATVEDGRIYARGASDNKGNIVSRLMAINAFLKVTGTVPCNLKWVIEGEEEIGSPHFSQFISWYKEKLNGDAGIWEFGGLDYEDRPLVTLGLKGMLYVEFRVQTALKDSHSARAAVVENPAWRLVRMLDTITDEDGRIMVEGWYDDVKPFSQEELEVIRAMPLEEHSIRDELGVKNFLYGLTGLEFKKAFYGNPTANIAGIWSGYTGPGHKTVLPSVAQAKMDFRLVPNQDPVKLAGKLKQHLDRHGFGDVEVNLQAENPAARTSIDAPIAKIAARAGREVFRKEPVTLVTSAASGPMHYFTNALGLPTVAIGCNHAKSNTHAPNENQRIDVFVQGSKWIARVIEEFAKA; from the coding sequence GTGTCCAAGACCCCGAGCGAGATTGTCACTGAACGGAAAGACGAGATCTTCCATGAGATCGACAGTAGTAGTGACAGGTTTGTCGAACAGCTCCAAGCCCTCTGCAGACAGCCGAGCGTGTCAGCCCAGAACTTTGGACTAGACGAGACTGCTGCGCTGGTTCACAAGTCTCTCAAAGAGATAGGCTTCACAGCGGAACAGTTCTTCCCAAGCAAGGGTCCTCCTGTAGTATTTGCTGAGCTCCAATCCAAGACCGGCAGAAAGACGCTTGTCATCTACAATCATTATGATGTGCAACCGGTCGAGCCTCTCGAGCTGTGGAAGAATCCTCCGTTCTCGGCAACAGTTGAGGATGGCAGAATCTATGCTCGTGGGGCGAGTGATAACAAGGGAAACATCGTCTCTCGATTAATGGCGATTAACGCGTTCTTGAAGGTAACAGGAACCGTTCCCTGCAACCTCAAATGGGTAATCGAGGGTGAGGAAGAGATTGGCAGCCCTCATTTCTCCCAGTTCATCTCGTGGTACAAGGAGAAGCTGAATGGAGACGCGGGCATTTGGGAGTTCGGAGGTCTCGACTACGAAGACCGCCCTCTAGTTACCCTGGGCCTGAAAGGAATGCTCTATGTTGAGTTTAGAGTTCAAACCGCGCTGAAGGATTCGCATTCGGCCCGTGCGGCAGTTGTAGAGAATCCAGCGTGGCGTCTGGTCCGGATGCTGGACACGATCACGGACGAGGATGGGAGGATCATGGTAGAAGGTTGGTATGACGACGTCAAACCGTTCTCTCAGGAAGAGCTGGAGGTTATACGGGCGATGCCGTTGGAAGAGCATAGTATTCGAGACGAGCTAGGGGTCAAGAATTTCCTCTACGGCCTGACAGGACTCGAGTTCAAGAAAGCATTCTATGGTAATCCGACGGCGAACATCGCGGGCATCTGGTCGGGATACACCGGCCCTGGACACAAGACAGTTCTCCCATCTGTTGCCCAGGCGAAGATGGACTTCCGGCTCGTGCCTAACCAGGATCCGGTTAAGCTGGCTGGGAAGCTGAAACAACACCTAGATCGACATGGTTTCGGGGATGTGGAAGTGAATCTTCAAGCCGAAAATCCTGCGGCACGGACCTCTATCGACGCACCGATTGCGAAGATTGCCGCTAGGGCTGGAAGGGAAGTGTTTCGCAAGGAGCCCGTGACACTCGTGACCTCCGCGGCTTCGGGACCGATGCACTATTTTACAAACGCACTAGGGCTGCCGACCGTAGCTATTGGCTGTAACCACGCTAAGAGCAATACGCATGCTCCTAACGAGAACCAGAGGATCGATGTGTTTGTTCAAGGAAGCAAGTGGATAGCAAGAGTCATCGAGGAGTTCGCCAAAGCCTAG
- a CDS encoding Dyp-type peroxidase has product MTLRASTSPSAVPQPVATPLTRAAIFLVVTINPGAGHRAAIRSFCADLSALVRSVGFREQEGTLSCVIGFGSDSWDQLFGKPRPRELHKFREIRAGERHAVSTPGDMLFHVRAQRMDLCFELATQIMAKLGPAISPVDEVQGFRYFDSRDLIGFVDGTENPKGQEAIDATLITSEDPGFAGGSYVIIQKYLHDLARWNALPTEKQENIVGRTKLNDVELDDKTKPTYAHNALTKIVVDGKEVKILRDNMPFGHAGQKEFGTYFIGYSRSPRTIEEMLQNMFVGKPQGNYDRLLDFSRAVTGNLFFVPSATFLENVESD; this is encoded by the coding sequence ATGACGCTTAGAGCGTCAACCAGTCCGTCTGCTGTCCCACAGCCTGTCGCGACACCTCTGACTCGCGCCGCGATCTTTCTAGTCGTTACAATCAACCCGGGGGCCGGGCATCGAGCTGCAATCCGCTCCTTCTGCGCAGATCTATCCGCGCTCGTGCGTTCCGTAGGGTTTCGCGAACAAGAAGGAACTCTTTCCTGTGTTATCGGGTTCGGATCCGATTCATGGGACCAGTTATTCGGGAAGCCGCGGCCGAGAGAGCTCCACAAGTTTCGCGAGATCCGAGCCGGAGAACGTCATGCCGTCTCGACACCGGGAGACATGCTCTTCCATGTTCGCGCGCAGCGCATGGATCTATGTTTCGAGCTGGCGACGCAGATCATGGCGAAGCTGGGACCCGCAATCAGCCCAGTAGACGAGGTTCAAGGGTTCCGTTACTTTGACAGCCGCGACCTCATCGGCTTCGTCGACGGGACAGAGAATCCTAAGGGCCAAGAAGCTATTGATGCGACCCTGATCACAAGCGAGGATCCTGGATTCGCCGGGGGAAGCTATGTGATCATTCAGAAGTATCTCCATGATCTGGCCCGCTGGAACGCATTACCGACAGAAAAACAGGAAAACATTGTTGGACGCACAAAGCTGAATGACGTGGAATTGGACGATAAGACCAAGCCAACCTACGCGCACAACGCGCTGACCAAGATAGTTGTGGATGGGAAGGAGGTTAAGATTCTGCGGGACAACATGCCCTTTGGTCATGCCGGTCAGAAAGAATTTGGGACCTATTTCATAGGCTACAGCCGTTCACCTCGGACGATAGAGGAGATGCTTCAGAACATGTTCGTCGGCAAGCCGCAAGGCAACTATGATCGATTATTGGATTTTAGCCGGGCGGTCACGGGGAACCTCTTCTTCGTTCCATCAGCGACATTTCTAGAGAATGTCGAGTCCGACTAG
- a CDS encoding alpha/beta hydrolase, translated as MQFDLESPIFRHWIRELSKYSELVRYDDRGCGLSDREVKSSNFQDWVHDLETVVDSAGLDKFALLGMSQGGAVSIAYAARHPQRVSHLILYGASALGWSKIHTSPAEQEEGKAMVTLMKMGWGKDDPTYRQLFTSLFVPGGTAEQANWFNELQRKSTSPENAVRYLIEFAQIDVLDQLDKVSTPTLVVHTRGDLVNRFEDGRDLATLIRGAHFIPLESKNHLLLEDEPAWKDFLIETRRFLGVKETGPERSSKAKELGVKGWLRGPKK; from the coding sequence TTGCAGTTCGACTTGGAAAGTCCAATATTTCGTCACTGGATCAGGGAGCTGTCAAAATACAGTGAATTGGTCCGTTATGATGATCGGGGGTGTGGGCTATCCGACCGCGAGGTCAAGAGTTCTAACTTTCAGGATTGGGTGCATGACCTGGAAACGGTTGTGGATTCCGCGGGCCTTGACAAATTCGCATTGCTGGGGATGTCTCAGGGAGGCGCTGTCAGCATCGCCTACGCTGCACGCCATCCTCAGAGGGTGAGTCATCTGATTCTATACGGTGCGAGTGCGTTGGGCTGGTCGAAAATCCATACGTCGCCTGCCGAACAGGAAGAGGGAAAGGCCATGGTGACGCTGATGAAGATGGGTTGGGGAAAGGACGACCCGACCTACCGTCAACTGTTTACATCTTTATTCGTTCCAGGAGGGACGGCCGAGCAGGCAAACTGGTTCAACGAGTTGCAGCGAAAATCCACGTCGCCAGAAAACGCAGTGCGCTACCTGATAGAGTTCGCCCAGATCGACGTCCTCGACCAGCTCGACAAAGTGTCAACCCCAACACTAGTCGTCCACACGCGAGGCGACCTGGTAAACCGGTTCGAGGATGGAAGAGACCTAGCAACATTGATTCGCGGAGCCCACTTCATCCCGTTGGAGAGCAAGAATCACCTGTTGCTGGAGGACGAGCCAGCGTGGAAGGACTTTCTAATCGAGACCCGACGATTTCTAGGGGTGAAAGAGACAGGACCCGAACGGTCTTCGAAAGCGAAGGAGTTAGGCGTCAAAGGCTGGCTCAGAGGACCAAAGAAATAG
- a CDS encoding CopG family ribbon-helix-helix protein codes for MNDEGVTRISMSLPPELLEAFDKASEHSGYRDRSKALQAAMRSFISDFETGVPAGHIVGSIVMVYNHETHGADEGITETSHHHRQSILSSLHAHIDAAHCLCALLVRGKAQDVTRLEGELKRQKGIMQVKSSYLKTESV; via the coding sequence TTGAATGATGAGGGAGTTACTAGGATTAGCATGTCTCTTCCGCCTGAGCTTCTCGAAGCCTTCGACAAGGCCTCCGAGCACAGCGGCTACCGGGACAGATCCAAGGCGTTGCAGGCGGCGATGCGGTCTTTCATATCAGATTTTGAGACAGGCGTCCCGGCGGGACACATTGTCGGTTCCATTGTCATGGTGTACAATCATGAGACGCATGGTGCTGACGAGGGTATCACAGAGACGTCCCATCATCATCGACAATCCATCCTCTCTTCACTCCACGCTCACATCGACGCAGCACACTGCCTATGCGCCCTGCTCGTCCGCGGCAAAGCTCAAGACGTCACTCGACTGGAGGGAGAGCTGAAGCGGCAGAAAGGAATCATGCAGGTAAAATCATCCTATCTCAAGACAGAATCAGTCTAG
- a CDS encoding dihydrofolate reductase family protein: MRRVIVSEFVTLDGVAEEPGKWSFPFWNDEIGKFKFDELFSSDALLLGRLTYQGFAAAWPKMNDEAGYGHRMNSFPKHVVSRTLEMLDWNNSHLIKGNIEKEVSKLKQQPGQDLLIFGSGQLVSELMQHDLIDEYRFLVYPIILGNGKRFFRDANKATLKLVETKTFSSGVVLLRYQASKK; the protein is encoded by the coding sequence ATGAGAAGAGTAATCGTTTCAGAGTTCGTGACTCTTGACGGGGTCGCGGAAGAGCCTGGTAAGTGGTCCTTCCCGTTCTGGAATGACGAAATTGGCAAATTCAAGTTCGATGAGCTTTTTTCGAGCGATGCTCTTCTGCTGGGACGATTGACCTACCAGGGTTTTGCAGCAGCCTGGCCGAAGATGAATGACGAGGCGGGCTACGGTCACAGAATGAACAGCTTTCCGAAGCATGTGGTGTCGAGAACCCTGGAGATGCTTGACTGGAACAATTCACACCTGATTAAGGGAAACATCGAGAAGGAAGTATCCAAGCTGAAGCAACAGCCAGGCCAGGACCTCTTGATCTTCGGCAGCGGTCAGCTAGTAAGTGAGTTGATGCAACATGATCTGATCGACGAGTATCGGTTCCTTGTCTACCCGATCATTCTGGGAAACGGAAAACGGTTCTTCAGGGATGCCAATAAAGCAACCCTCAAACTCGTAGAGACAAAGACGTTCAGTTCCGGAGTCGTTCTGCTCCGCTACCAGGCCAGCAAGAAATAA
- a CDS encoding cobalamin B12-binding domain-containing protein codes for MPSQKKPTSTSNKKIRILVAKPGLDGHDRGALILTRAFRDAGMEVIYTGFLATPEQVAQMAIDEDVDVVAMSLLNGAHMTAFPKVAKLIREKGGDDILLVGGGIIPDEDKPLLEKQGITGNFGPGTPLKTIIEHVETVVSERESKKKR; via the coding sequence ATGCCCTCGCAGAAAAAACCGACCTCGACATCTAACAAGAAGATTCGCATCCTTGTGGCAAAGCCGGGACTAGACGGCCACGATAGAGGTGCCCTGATTCTAACGCGAGCGTTCCGAGACGCGGGCATGGAAGTCATCTACACCGGCTTTCTAGCAACACCCGAACAGGTTGCGCAGATGGCGATTGACGAGGATGTTGATGTTGTCGCGATGAGCCTCCTAAACGGTGCTCATATGACTGCTTTCCCGAAGGTCGCCAAGCTGATACGTGAGAAGGGCGGAGACGACATTCTATTGGTGGGGGGAGGCATAATTCCTGACGAGGATAAGCCGTTGCTTGAGAAACAGGGTATTACTGGCAATTTCGGGCCGGGGACGCCTCTCAAGACAATCATAGAGCATGTTGAGACAGTTGTGAGCGAGAGAGAGTCGAAAAAGAAGAGATAG
- a CDS encoding ABC transporter ATP-binding protein, which yields MIETVNLTKKFGDLTAVNGVTLRVEEGEVFGFLGPNGAGKTTTVRMLCCLISKTSGAARIANFEVGNDADSLKIRKIIGLVPDNVGLYENMTAYDNLDFYGKLYKCSETQRKENIQRFLKMLGLWEKKDVMAGAFSKGMKQKLAIARALIHELDVLFLDEPTVNLDPESSKTVRDFLLELRNEKKTIFLNTHNLDEAQRICDKIGILNTKLMAIGTPEELEQSVTGRKTVIHLERVNDAVLNALKEISIGKMVSDNNKLMIDVVNPEKENPAIIRAIVEAGGNVQSVSVLGSTIEDAYLKLVKKKK from the coding sequence TTGATAGAGACTGTGAACCTGACCAAGAAGTTTGGCGATCTGACTGCGGTCAATGGTGTGACCCTTCGCGTTGAGGAAGGAGAGGTCTTCGGGTTCCTCGGACCCAACGGAGCTGGGAAGACCACTACGGTCAGGATGCTTTGTTGCTTGATATCAAAGACCAGTGGAGCGGCCAGGATAGCGAATTTCGAGGTGGGTAACGATGCAGATTCTCTGAAGATCAGGAAGATCATCGGATTGGTTCCTGACAATGTTGGTCTCTACGAGAATATGACTGCGTATGACAACTTGGATTTTTACGGGAAGCTGTACAAATGTTCAGAGACGCAGAGGAAGGAGAACATCCAACGGTTCCTCAAGATGCTGGGACTTTGGGAGAAGAAAGATGTCATGGCCGGAGCATTTTCGAAAGGAATGAAGCAAAAACTTGCGATAGCACGCGCGCTAATTCACGAACTGGACGTATTGTTCTTGGACGAGCCGACAGTCAATCTAGACCCAGAGTCATCTAAGACAGTGAGGGACTTTCTTCTCGAGCTGAGGAATGAGAAGAAGACCATCTTTCTAAACACCCACAACCTCGACGAAGCGCAACGCATCTGCGATAAGATCGGCATACTCAACACCAAGCTGATGGCAATAGGCACTCCCGAAGAACTTGAACAATCGGTGACGGGTAGGAAGACCGTAATTCACCTAGAGAGGGTAAACGACGCGGTTCTGAACGCGTTGAAAGAAATATCGATTGGAAAGATGGTCAGTGATAACAACAAGTTAATGATTGACGTGGTGAATCCTGAAAAGGAGAATCCTGCAATTATCCGCGCCATTGTCGAGGCAGGCGGCAACGTTCAGTCTGTCTCCGTGCTAGGTTCAACGATAGAAGATGCCTATCTGAAACTCGTGAAAAAGAAAAAATGA
- a CDS encoding DUF2277 domain-containing protein, whose amino-acid sequence MCRNIRPLFNFKPPATDAEIRDASLQFVRKISGFRQPSKANERSFRAAVDEIAHASNQLLRSLETNAQPRNRELEIAKAKARYATRFATNAPA is encoded by the coding sequence ATGTGCAGAAATATCAGACCGCTCTTCAACTTCAAACCTCCCGCAACAGACGCGGAGATTCGGGATGCTTCCTTACAGTTCGTCCGAAAAATCAGCGGGTTTAGACAACCGTCAAAAGCAAATGAGCGCTCATTTCGTGCCGCGGTCGACGAGATCGCGCACGCATCAAACCAACTTCTTAGATCGCTTGAAACGAACGCACAACCGAGAAACAGAGAACTGGAGATTGCCAAAGCAAAAGCTCGCTATGCAACCAGGTTTGCTACGAACGCGCCAGCCTAG
- a CDS encoding alpha/beta hydrolase, protein MPIVSVGKENSGDIDLYYEDHGSGKPVVLIHGYPLSGASWEKQLPVLLAGGYRVITYDRRGFGKSSKPTSGYNYDTFAEDLQKLVNHLGLHDFALVGFSMGGGEVARYMGRYGSKDVSKAVFISSVPPYLLKAPDNPEGVDGSAFDGIQAAIKADRYAFFTEFFKNFYNTDQFLGKRVSEQAVQASWNIAASAGATASLACVSTWLEDFRKDLARVQVPVLVIHGDADRIVPFPASGQRTAKMVPGARLVVVKDGPHFISWTHSDEVSAALLSFLKEEKKLELTTPA, encoded by the coding sequence ATGCCAATTGTTAGTGTCGGTAAGGAAAACTCTGGAGATATTGATCTTTACTACGAGGACCATGGTTCGGGTAAGCCCGTTGTACTGATCCATGGTTATCCGTTGAGCGGTGCATCCTGGGAGAAACAACTGCCAGTTCTTCTGGCTGGGGGGTATCGGGTCATCACCTACGATCGCAGGGGCTTTGGTAAGTCGAGCAAGCCGACCTCAGGCTACAACTATGACACATTCGCCGAAGACCTACAGAAACTCGTAAACCACCTGGGCCTTCATGATTTCGCGCTTGTAGGTTTCTCGATGGGCGGTGGCGAAGTCGCACGCTACATGGGACGATACGGATCCAAAGACGTCAGCAAAGCAGTGTTCATCTCGTCAGTTCCACCGTATCTTCTGAAGGCACCGGACAACCCAGAGGGCGTTGACGGCAGTGCCTTCGATGGCATTCAGGCTGCGATCAAGGCGGATCGTTACGCGTTCTTCACCGAGTTTTTCAAAAACTTCTACAACACCGACCAGTTCCTAGGCAAGAGAGTCAGCGAACAAGCCGTCCAAGCCAGCTGGAACATCGCCGCAAGCGCAGGAGCCACTGCCAGTCTAGCTTGTGTTTCAACGTGGCTTGAGGACTTCCGGAAGGATCTAGCTCGCGTCCAAGTGCCTGTTCTGGTCATTCACGGCGATGCAGACCGAATCGTTCCTTTCCCTGCCTCTGGACAGCGAACCGCAAAGATGGTCCCTGGAGCACGCCTGGTCGTTGTCAAGGATGGACCGCACTTCATATCATGGACACACTCAGATGAAGTCAGCGCCGCACTGTTGAGCTTTCTGAAAGAAGAGAAGAAGCTCGAACTGACAACACCTGCCTAG
- the nadC gene encoding carboxylating nicotinate-nucleotide diphosphorylase, with the protein MSDLIVERKLREFLDEDVGYGDITTDSVVDPATMAIGQVVCKERAIVAGLAESVTLLKLVGCEGKPKVRDGQEVPIGTVVLETSGRGVDLLKVERTMVNLLCHMSGVATATEELVRIVKMNRRSARIACTRKTLPGLRYFEKRAVELGGGDTHRLRLDDAVLIKDNHLALAGSITESVKKAKAKVSFTKKIEVEATSPRQAVEAASAGADIVLLDNMTPQEVKKSVDLLEMKKLREQILVEVSGGITRENLAGYVKTGVDVISVGSITNSAEAIDMSMELHSVKR; encoded by the coding sequence TTGTCCGACTTGATAGTTGAACGCAAGCTCCGAGAGTTTCTCGATGAGGATGTTGGCTACGGGGACATCACCACAGACTCTGTCGTTGATCCAGCGACGATGGCGATTGGACAGGTGGTTTGTAAGGAACGAGCCATTGTGGCTGGACTCGCCGAATCCGTCACCTTGCTGAAACTTGTGGGCTGCGAAGGCAAACCAAAGGTACGCGATGGCCAGGAAGTGCCCATCGGGACTGTTGTCCTAGAAACTAGTGGTCGTGGAGTCGACTTGCTAAAGGTAGAGCGGACCATGGTGAACCTGCTATGTCACATGTCTGGAGTTGCAACCGCAACCGAAGAACTCGTGAGAATTGTCAAGATGAATCGTCGGTCTGCTAGAATAGCTTGTACCCGAAAGACCCTCCCAGGTCTAAGGTACTTTGAGAAGAGAGCGGTCGAGCTTGGGGGCGGCGATACTCATCGCCTAAGGCTTGACGACGCTGTCTTGATCAAGGACAACCATCTGGCGCTGGCTGGTTCTATAACCGAGTCTGTCAAGAAAGCTAAGGCGAAGGTGAGTTTCACCAAGAAAATAGAAGTTGAGGCAACCAGCCCTCGGCAGGCAGTTGAAGCAGCTTCAGCCGGAGCTGACATTGTCCTGCTGGACAACATGACACCGCAGGAGGTGAAGAAATCAGTGGATTTGTTAGAGATGAAGAAGCTGCGAGAACAGATTCTGGTCGAAGTGTCTGGGGGCATTACTCGAGAGAATCTTGCTGGCTATGTGAAGACGGGCGTGGATGTGATTTCGGTTGGATCGATAACAAATTCCGCGGAGGCGATTGATATGAGTATGGAGCTTCACTCGGTCAAGAGATAG
- a CDS encoding ABC transporter permease subunit: protein MNLGTSWIIAAKDLKVITRKKSIRYTLVVLPVLLAILFPLVIRFVLNKGAVIPAPVLMGLLNAFAFFFVIVAALIPTPIASYSIVGEKVEKSLERLLATPTTDGEILLGKSIAAFLPSIIATYAGATIFMALIDNETYATLGYLYFPNWIIGVMLLLLAPLAAVLSVELSIVIRKG, encoded by the coding sequence ATGAACCTTGGAACTTCGTGGATTATTGCGGCGAAAGACCTCAAAGTTATCACGCGTAAGAAGTCGATCCGCTACACCCTCGTCGTTCTTCCAGTCTTGCTCGCGATTCTATTCCCACTGGTGATCAGGTTCGTGCTAAACAAGGGTGCGGTAATACCGGCCCCGGTTCTCATGGGACTTCTGAATGCGTTCGCCTTCTTCTTCGTTATCGTTGCTGCGTTGATTCCCACCCCGATTGCCTCGTATAGCATCGTGGGCGAGAAAGTTGAGAAAAGCCTGGAACGGTTACTGGCAACCCCTACTACCGACGGGGAGATTCTGCTTGGAAAGAGCATTGCAGCGTTTCTGCCATCGATCATCGCGACCTATGCGGGCGCCACGATCTTCATGGCTCTCATCGATAACGAAACTTACGCCACGCTCGGCTACCTCTACTTTCCAAATTGGATCATCGGTGTCATGCTTCTGCTTCTCGCACCACTGGCTGCAGTTCTAAGTGTCGAGCTAAGTATAGTCATCCGCAAGGGTTAG